In Thamnophis elegans isolate rThaEle1 chromosome 4, rThaEle1.pri, whole genome shotgun sequence, the following proteins share a genomic window:
- the SDHAF4 gene encoding succinate dehydrogenase assembly factor 4, mitochondrial gives MALRLSLRQGRSFASSGGQASSAFLHSRSNTFSAKRSSEPTKQPLKKPVTPVGRFDTPEESNVEKESLEKFPNDINPTTKEKGGPRGPEPTRYGDWERKGRCIDF, from the exons ATGGCTCTGCGCCTGTCGCTCCGGCAGGGCCGCTCTTTCGCCTCCAGCGGCGGACAAGCCA GCTCAGCATTTCTGCACAGTAGAAGTAATACCTTTAGTGCAAAACGAAGTAGTGAACCCACCAAGCAACCACTTAAGAAGCCAGTAACACCAGTAGGTCGTTTTGATACACCAGAAGAATCCAATGTAGAAAAGGAATCACTAGAAA AATTTCCCAATGATATCAAtccaacaacaaaagaaaaaggtGGTCCCAGAGGCCCTGAACCAACTCGTTATGGAGACTGGGAACGAAAAGGACGCTGCATTgatttttaa